Proteins from one Setaria italica strain Yugu1 chromosome V, Setaria_italica_v2.0, whole genome shotgun sequence genomic window:
- the LOC101759224 gene encoding uncharacterized protein LOC101759224: protein MGSPPLTVHLRRSSFSSPPGDTVAIAVDGSSGVDLARVGLALGLDPASVRPNGYFLSRGPGHVCSAVTWRALLDFFAARGLPTGADAAAPVAVDGKPAAPPASTSDPTTLVCSKRKSGLEVERRPKKSKPQENRPALSKRRDDVLSEEIVLSLKRRLRLDDTIPAKKIKQVEYGSDTQQPVKFSCSFVNANGKRPRDEMITSLSCKRVR, encoded by the exons ATGGGCTCGCCGCCTCTCACCGTGCACCTCCGCCGCTCGTCGTTTTCGTCGCCGCCGGGTGATACCGTGGCGATCGCGGTGGATGGCAGCTCCGGGGTGGACCTGGCCCGTGTCGGCCTCGCGCTGGGGCTGGACCCCGCCTCCGTCCGCCCCAACGGCTACTTCCTCAGCCGCGGCCCTGGCCACGTCTGCTCCGCCGTCACGTGGCGCGCGCTCCTCGACTTCTTCGCCGCGCGTGGGCTGCccaccggcgccgacgccgccgcgcccgtcgccgtggacgGCAAGCCTGCCGCCCCTCCTGCCTCGACCTCAG ATCCTACAACACTCGTGTGCTCAAAGCGAAAATCTGGACTGGAAGTAGAAAGGCGTCCCAAGAAGAGCAAGCCTCAAGAGAACAGACCGGCTCTTTCAAAACGAAGGGATGATGTCCTTAGCGAAGAAATCGTCCTTAGTTTGAAGAGAAGACTCAGATTGGACGACACAATTCCAGCGAAGAAGATTAAGCAAGTAGAGTACGGCTCAG ACACACAGCAGCCGGTTAAATTCTCTTGCAGCTTTGTAAATGCAAATGGAAAGCGGCCACGGGATGAGATGATCACCTCACTTTCATGTAAAAGAGTTCGGTGA
- the LOC101758815 gene encoding LOW QUALITY PROTEIN: small ubiquitin-related modifier 1-like (The sequence of the model RefSeq protein was modified relative to this genomic sequence to represent the inferred CDS: inserted 2 bases in 1 codon) — translation MSGNGEEDKKPAEGGAHINLKVKGQDGNEVFFRIKRSTQLKKLPLLLXRSTLHNAIAFLFDGRRLRGEQTPDELEMEDGDEIDAMLHQTGGYVPSA, via the exons ATGTCGGGAAACGGAGAGGAGGACAAGAagccggcggagggcggcgcccACATCAACCTCAAGGTTAAGGGACAG GATGGCAACGAGGTGTTCTTCCGCATCAAGAGGTCCACCCAGCTGAAGaagcttcctcttcttct acGATCCACCCTGCACAATGCCATTGCATTCCTTTTTGATGGCCGCAGGCTTCGCGGTGAGCAGACCCCTGATGAG ctggagatggaggacggcgacgagatCGACGCCATGCTTCACCAGACCGGAGGCTACGTGCCTAGCGCTTAG